The genome window GAAGGAAAGAGAACGATGTCCGCCCCGCCTGCGCGCATCAAGGTGCCGAGGATGATCTTGTGGGCGATCCCGTGGTGCGGCGCGGAGCCGATGGCCCCCGCCAGCGCCGGGTGCGCCATGATGGGGATGCCCACCTTCGGGTCGCGGGCAAGCTCTTCGAGCAGGCCGTAGCCGTAGGCAAGCACATTGAAGAGGAGGCAGCTTGCCCCCTGGGCGGAAAGACTGCGCGCCCGCTCGACGATCTTGCTGGAAGGCCCGGTGAGGTTAACGGCGTAGAGGGCCGTATGCCCCGTCTGGCGCTTCACCTCTGCGGCCGCCTTTTGCACCGCCGCGAGCCGCGCCTCCGTGGGGCAGATGTCCAGGTCGGGAAGGATCTCATCGTCCTTCACAAGGTCTGCGCCGCCTATCGCCGCTTCCCGGAACATGCGCGCCAGCTCCTCCGGCGGCAGGCCGACGCACGGCTTGAAGATGACCATGGCCAGGGGACGCCTCTCCACGCCTAAGCGCGCGCGCACGCCCGGCACGCCGAAGCGCGGCCCGGGCAGCCTCGCCAGCAGGCCCGGCGGCAGCTCAAGGTCAATCAGCTTGATGCGCCCGTCCAGGCTCACCTTGCCGAAGATCATCACAAGGAGCGTGGCGATATCGCCTTGCGTGTTCTCCGGCGGAAAGCCGATGGTGAGCGTGGCCGCGTGCAGGCCGCCCTGCAAGCTCAGCGGCGAAACGTCGAGCACAGCGCCGCGATGCCGCTCCAAGCGCTCCTGGTCCTGCCGCGCCACGGGCGTCCAGGTGTCCGTGGTCTGCCCGTGGGCGATGCCCTTCGCCTTCTTCTCAGCGTCGAAGGGCGCGTCAGCGGCGAGGCTGTAGGTCGCTTTGATCCACTGGCGCATGGCTATTGCGCCGGCGGATGCTTGTAGTGCGGCGTCCAGCCGCTCATGTCCTTGAAGAGGCGCATCGCCTTGATGGCGCGTGAGGAGGTGAGGGTGAACCAGTGCCACGTCTTCGCCGGGACGATGATGTAGTCGCCCGTCGTCACCGTGATGGAGAAGGACGGCTTTCCCTCAGGCTCGAAGCCGAAGGTCCCTTCGCCGTCAATGATGAAACGCACCTCGTCATCGTCGTGATAGTGCGTCTTATCGAACTTCGCCAGCATCGCCTCCAGGTTCGGCGTCTGCGGGCTCAGCACCACGATGTCCGCCTGGATATAGCCGCGCTCTTTGCGCTCCACGTCCAGCTGCGGCCGGTAGGCCTGCATGATCTGCTGCTGCTCTTCGGGCGTCAGCACGCCCCTGCCCAGCAAGGGCTTCACCGCGGGCGGCGTGGGCCACCGAGTGAACAGGACGCCGTTCTCCTTGAGGAAGCGCGAGATCTCGGCATCCGTCTTCAGCGACTGTTTCAGATGCGGCGCGGAGACACTGGTCATGGGGGACTCCTCACTTCGGCACCGATTGCGCGCCTATTGTAGCGAAGCGGGCCGGGACTGCGCCAGAGGCGGAATGCATCACCGGATCGCGGCATAGCGCTCCGGCTCTAGGCGCTCGCCGGGACCGTAGGCGTCCAGGCCGTGGACGCAGAGCGCCAGAGCGATGACGCAATCGTCGTAGGAGCCGGACGGCGCGGCCGTCCGCAGGGCGCCGCTCTTGGCGCGCTCGTAGGCGTAGGCCTTCAGCTCCCCCAAGAGCTGCTCGATGCACGGGTAGCGGATGCGCTGCTGTTCGATGTTGATCGCCAGGCGGTTCACCAGGTCGCGCTTCATCTGAGCGCTGAGCTTCACGCCCTCCACCGGCACGCGCTCGCTCGCCAGGTCGTCCACGATCGGCTCGCCGACGCCCGTGGCGTCCACATAGGCCACCGCGCCGTTGTAGCGCCGCGAAGTCTCGATGATGCGCGCCTTCTGCACCGGCCAGTCCACCTGGCAGAAGCAATCGAAGTGCACGATGGCGCGCGCCGCCGCATCCGCGACGAAGATGACACTGTAATCGTGCTGCTTCGCCAGGTCCACGCCCATCACGTAGCTGCGTCCCGCCTGCGGAGGTTGCGGCTCGCCGCCGATGCACGATTCCACCCGGCGGAAGACCGACCCTGCGTCTTCCAGGAACTCCGCGCCGTACTCCTGCCGGAAGAGCGGCTCCGGCATATCGCGCCGCGCCTCTTCGATCTCCTGGGGGATGATGTCCGTCTCGCCGACCAGCGCCATCTCCACGCACTGCCGCTGGGCCTCTTCGAACTGCCGGTGGGAGGGCGCGCGCGGGAATGGGCCCAGCACCGCTTCGATGTCCAGCCTGCGCCACACGAGCGTGCTCCCCCACGTCGGATAGTTCCAGGAGCGCACGTCGCTCCCGCCGCTCGCCCCTGCGCCGCGCATGGCGAGGCAATAGAACCAGTTCTTCCCCTTGGGCGTGCCATTGAAGATCGCCTCACCCAGGCGTCCCGGGGATGAGAGCGTCGGCCGCAGCGATTGCGTCCACGATTCCTCGTCCACGAGGCCAGCCTCCGTCACCACCAGCAGGTCCAGCCCCACAGAGACAAGGCGCTCCGGCTCCATCGCCGTCTTCATCTCGATGACGGCCTTGCCGTCAAAGAGCTCGATGCGCCGCGTGCTCTCGCGGATGGCGCTCACGGCACGGTGGGGGATGAACTGGTTGTACTCGCGCCACATCTGGTATGTGAGGGCATAGGTGGGCGCGACGCACCAGATGTGGACGAGGGGCACCAGCCCGCCGATCTTGCTGTTGCGCTTCATCAGCTCGGGGATCCGGCGCAGCACTTCATAGATGCAGGCCCGGTCTTTCCCCCACCTGCGTCCGCAGGCCAGGACCTTCACC of Chloroflexota bacterium contains these proteins:
- a CDS encoding cupin domain-containing protein codes for the protein MTSVSAPHLKQSLKTDAEISRFLKENGVLFTRWPTPPAVKPLLGRGVLTPEEQQQIMQAYRPQLDVERKERGYIQADIVVLSPQTPNLEAMLAKFDKTHYHDDDEVRFIIDGEGTFGFEPEGKPSFSITVTTGDYIIVPAKTWHWFTLTSSRAIKAMRLFKDMSGWTPHYKHPPAQ
- a CDS encoding 2,3-diketo-5-methylthiopentyl-1-phosphate enolase, whose translation is MRQWIKATYSLAADAPFDAEKKAKGIAHGQTTDTWTPVARQDQERLERHRGAVLDVSPLSLQGGLHAATLTIGFPPENTQGDIATLLVMIFGKVSLDGRIKLIDLELPPGLLARLPGPRFGVPGVRARLGVERRPLAMVIFKPCVGLPPEELARMFREAAIGGADLVKDDEILPDLDICPTEARLAAVQKAAAEVKRQTGHTALYAVNLTGPSSKIVERARSLSAQGASCLLFNVLAYGYGLLEELARDPKVGIPIMAHPALAGAIGSAPHHGIAHKIILGTLMRAGGADIVLFPSSYGTVALPKSDTDGIRDALTKPASEMKAAFPVPSAGIHPGLVPQIVADYGHEVIVNAGGGVFGHPKGPAAGAMAIRQAIDLATGVIKEKPPELAEALQAWGR